The Streptomyces phaeolivaceus genome has a window encoding:
- the pheA gene encoding prephenate dehydratase: MPASYVYLGPEGTFTEVALRTLPESATRELVPMVSVPAALDAVRNGEAEAAFVPIENSVEGGITTTLDELVAGAPLMIYREVLLSITFALLVRPGTKLSDIKTVTAHPAAQPQVRNWMKANLPSDVVWESAASNADGARLVQEGRYDAAFAGEFAASRYGLEPLQTEIHDAENAQTRFVLVGRPARPAAPTGSDKTSVVIWQRDDHPGGLRDLLGEFAVRGVNLMLLQSRPTGEGIGNYCFAIDAEGHISDRRVAEALMGLKRICLQVRYLGSYPRADAATAKVRPTLPGTSDTEFVAAADWVARCQDGRF, from the coding sequence ATGCCAGCCAGCTACGTGTACCTCGGCCCCGAGGGCACCTTCACCGAGGTCGCCCTGCGCACGCTGCCGGAGTCCGCGACCCGCGAGCTCGTCCCGATGGTGTCCGTGCCCGCCGCACTCGACGCCGTCCGCAACGGCGAGGCCGAGGCCGCGTTCGTCCCGATCGAGAACTCCGTGGAGGGCGGCATCACGACCACGCTCGACGAGCTGGTCGCCGGCGCCCCACTGATGATCTACCGCGAGGTGCTCCTCTCGATCACCTTCGCGCTGCTGGTACGGCCGGGCACCAAGCTCTCGGACATCAAGACGGTCACCGCGCACCCGGCAGCCCAGCCGCAGGTCCGCAACTGGATGAAGGCCAACCTCCCGTCCGACGTCGTCTGGGAGTCCGCCGCCTCGAACGCCGACGGCGCACGCCTAGTGCAGGAGGGCCGCTACGACGCCGCCTTCGCCGGTGAGTTCGCGGCCTCGCGGTACGGCCTGGAGCCGCTGCAGACCGAGATCCACGACGCGGAGAACGCCCAGACCAGGTTCGTCCTGGTCGGCCGCCCGGCCCGGCCCGCCGCCCCGACCGGCTCCGACAAGACCTCCGTCGTCATCTGGCAGCGCGACGACCACCCCGGTGGACTGCGCGATCTGCTCGGCGAGTTCGCCGTCCGCGGCGTCAACCTCATGCTGCTGCAGTCCCGCCCGACCGGTGAGGGCATCGGCAACTACTGCTTCGCGATCGACGCGGAGGGCCATATCTCCGACCGCCGGGTGGCCGAGGCGCTGATGGGCCTCAAGAGGATCTGCCTCCAGGTCCGCTACCTCGGTTCGTACCCGCGTGCGGACGCCGCCACCGCGAAGGTCCGGCCCACGCTGCCGGGCACCTCCGACACGGAGTTCGTCGCCGCGGCGGACTGGGTGGCCCGCTGCCAGGACGGTCGGTTCTAG
- the serS gene encoding serine--tRNA ligase: MIDLRLLREDPDRVRASQRARGEDVALVDSLLSADERRRSSGVRFDELRAEQKSLGKLIPKASADEKAELLKRASQLSADVKVADAERDAADTETQELLLQLGNLVHPDVPVGGEEDFVTLETHGEIRDFTAEGFEPKDHLELGTILGAIDTERGAKVSGSRFYFLTGIGALLELALVNAAIAQATAAGFTPMLTPALVRPQSMAGTGFLGQAAQDVYHLDKDDLYLVGTSEVALAAYHMDEIIDADRLPLRYAGFSPCFRREAGSHGKDTRGIFRVHQFDKVEMFSYVAPEDSQAEHQRLLDWEKQWLTSLELPFRVIDVASADLGSSASRKFDCEAWIPTQGKYRELTSTSDCTEYQSRRLQIRVRDGKQVKPLATLNGTLCAVPRTIVAILENHQQADGSVRVPEVLRPYLGGREVLEPVAK; the protein is encoded by the coding sequence GTGATTGACCTTCGCCTGCTCCGTGAGGACCCCGACCGTGTGCGCGCGTCCCAGCGCGCCCGTGGAGAGGACGTCGCGCTCGTCGACTCCCTCCTGTCCGCCGACGAGCGGCGCAGGTCCTCCGGCGTCCGCTTCGACGAGCTGCGTGCCGAGCAGAAGTCGCTCGGCAAGCTCATCCCCAAGGCCTCGGCCGACGAGAAGGCCGAGCTGCTGAAGAGGGCGAGCCAGCTCTCGGCCGACGTCAAGGTCGCCGACGCCGAGCGCGACGCGGCCGACACCGAGACCCAGGAACTCCTCCTCCAGCTCGGCAACCTCGTCCACCCCGACGTCCCCGTCGGCGGCGAGGAGGACTTCGTCACGCTGGAGACGCACGGCGAGATCCGCGACTTCACCGCCGAGGGCTTCGAGCCGAAGGACCACCTGGAGCTCGGCACGATCCTCGGTGCCATCGACACCGAGCGCGGCGCCAAGGTCTCCGGTTCGCGCTTCTACTTCCTGACGGGCATCGGCGCCCTCCTCGAACTCGCCCTGGTCAACGCCGCGATCGCCCAGGCCACCGCGGCCGGCTTCACGCCGATGCTGACCCCGGCGCTGGTCCGCCCGCAGTCGATGGCCGGCACCGGCTTCCTCGGCCAGGCCGCGCAGGACGTCTACCACCTCGACAAGGACGACCTGTACCTGGTCGGCACGTCCGAGGTCGCGCTGGCGGCGTACCACATGGACGAGATCATCGACGCCGACCGTCTCCCCCTGCGCTACGCGGGCTTCTCCCCCTGCTTCCGCCGCGAGGCCGGTTCGCACGGCAAGGACACCCGGGGCATCTTCCGCGTCCACCAGTTCGACAAGGTCGAGATGTTCTCGTACGTCGCCCCGGAGGACTCGCAGGCGGAGCACCAGCGCCTGCTGGACTGGGAGAAGCAGTGGCTGACCTCGCTCGAACTGCCCTTCCGGGTCATCGACGTGGCCTCCGCCGACCTCGGCTCCTCGGCCTCGCGCAAGTTCGACTGCGAGGCGTGGATCCCGACCCAGGGCAAGTACCGCGAGCTGACCTCGACGTCGGACTGCACGGAGTACCAGTCGCGCCGTCTGCAGATCCGCGTGCGTGACGGCAAGCAGGTCAAGCCGCTGGCCACGCTGAACGGCACGCTCTGCGCCGTCCCGCGCACGATCGTGGCGATCCTGGAGAACCACCAGCAGGCCGACGGCTCCGTCCGTGTCCCTGAGGTCCTGCGCCCGTACCTGGGTGGCCGCGAGGTGCTGGAGCCGGTAGCCAAGTGA
- a CDS encoding HAD family hydrolase, whose protein sequence is MTNSGSDPGSPSGFPYKLIATDLDGTLLRSDDSVSRRTREALAAATAAGAAHIVVTGRAVPWTRPILDDLGYRGLAVCGQGAQVYDAGENRLLTAVTLDRQLAAVALAKIEAEVGPLHLAASRAGLEGEVLVGAGYALHGALPSTPLTDVSDLWAAPLNKIYIQHPTLTSDELTEASRQAAGGFVTVAMAGEGIVELLPLGLTKATGLSLAARRLGAKRTDTIAFGDMPNDIPMFNWATHGVAMANAHLDLKAIADEVTSSNETDGIAEVLERLLG, encoded by the coding sequence GTGACCAACTCGGGCTCAGACCCGGGGTCGCCGTCGGGCTTCCCGTACAAGCTGATCGCGACCGACCTCGACGGCACGCTCCTGCGTTCCGACGACTCGGTCTCCCGGCGCACCCGTGAGGCGCTCGCCGCGGCCACCGCGGCGGGCGCGGCCCATATCGTCGTCACCGGCCGGGCCGTCCCCTGGACCCGCCCCATCCTCGACGACCTCGGCTACCGGGGACTGGCCGTCTGCGGTCAGGGCGCGCAGGTCTACGACGCCGGGGAGAACCGTCTGCTCACGGCCGTCACCCTGGACCGCCAGCTCGCCGCCGTGGCCCTGGCCAAGATCGAGGCGGAGGTCGGCCCGCTGCATCTGGCCGCCAGCCGCGCGGGCCTGGAGGGCGAGGTGCTCGTCGGTGCCGGCTACGCCCTGCACGGCGCGCTCCCGAGCACCCCGCTCACGGACGTGTCCGACCTCTGGGCGGCCCCGCTCAACAAGATCTACATACAGCACCCCACGCTGACCTCCGACGAGCTCACCGAAGCCTCCCGTCAGGCCGCCGGCGGCTTCGTCACGGTCGCCATGGCCGGCGAGGGCATCGTCGAACTCCTGCCTCTCGGCCTCACCAAGGCCACCGGCCTCTCTCTCGCCGCCCGCCGCCTCGGCGCCAAGCGCACCGACACCATCGCCTTCGGCGACATGCCCAACGACATCCCCATGTTCAACTGGGCCACCCACGGCGTAGCCATGGCCAACGCCCACCTCGACCTCAAAGCCATCGCCGACGAGGTGACCTCCTCCAACGAGACCGACGGCATCGCCGAGGTACTTGAACGCCTACTGGGCTAG
- the efeB gene encoding iron uptake transporter deferrochelatase/peroxidase subunit, which translates to MADQNLVEDGPAAPKGGRGGADRTAPARTTTKGSRSPSGGSGLGRERDTSPGNPGEGPISRRRLLGTAGATGLALGAAGGGAGYAAGSASSSSSAEKVTPLSSLGAGEVMFHVKHQPGITTPLQARGHLVAFDLAAGSGRKEAVALLRRWSETARRLMAGEAAGQDDTDIARDAGPSSLTVTFGFGHSFFARTGLEKQRPESLDPLPDFSSDQLDKTRSNGDLWVQIGADDALVAFHALRAVQKDAGGAARVRWQMNGFNRSPGATAHPMTARNLMGQIDGTRNPKPAESDFDERIFVPANASPDTSGDPAWMANGSYAVVRRIRMLLDDWEQLSVKAQEDVIGRRKSDGAPLSGGAKAIETTAMDLEKTDAQGNLLVPINAHARITRPDQNGGAAMLRRPFSFHDGIDAKGVPDAGLLFVCWQADPLRGFVTVQRKLDRGDALSKFIRHESSGLFAVPGGAGEGEYVGQGLLEG; encoded by the coding sequence ATGGCTGACCAGAACCTCGTCGAAGACGGCCCCGCCGCTCCTAAAGGGGGGCGGGGCGGTGCCGACCGTACGGCTCCCGCGCGGACGACCACAAAGGGATCGCGGTCACCGTCCGGCGGTTCCGGGCTGGGGCGAGAGCGCGACACCTCACCCGGGAACCCCGGGGAAGGCCCGATCTCCCGGCGCCGTCTGCTGGGGACCGCCGGGGCCACCGGCCTCGCCCTGGGCGCGGCGGGCGGTGGGGCGGGCTACGCGGCCGGGTCCGCCTCCTCGTCCTCCTCGGCCGAGAAGGTCACCCCGCTGTCCTCCCTGGGTGCGGGGGAGGTGATGTTTCACGTGAAACATCAGCCGGGGATCACCACGCCGCTCCAGGCCCGTGGCCACCTCGTCGCGTTCGACCTGGCCGCCGGTTCGGGGCGCAAGGAGGCCGTCGCTCTGCTGCGCCGCTGGTCGGAGACGGCCCGGCGGCTGATGGCGGGCGAGGCGGCGGGTCAGGACGACACGGACATCGCCCGTGACGCGGGACCGTCGTCGCTGACCGTCACCTTCGGCTTCGGGCACAGCTTCTTCGCCCGTACCGGCCTGGAGAAACAGCGCCCCGAATCCCTGGACCCGCTGCCCGACTTCTCCTCGGACCAGCTCGACAAGACGCGCAGCAACGGCGATCTGTGGGTGCAGATCGGGGCGGACGACGCGCTCGTCGCCTTCCACGCCCTGCGCGCGGTCCAGAAGGACGCGGGCGGTGCGGCCCGGGTGCGATGGCAGATGAACGGCTTCAACCGTTCACCGGGCGCCACGGCCCACCCCATGACGGCACGCAATCTGATGGGCCAGATCGACGGCACCCGCAACCCGAAGCCGGCCGAGTCCGACTTCGACGAGCGGATCTTCGTACCGGCGAACGCCTCACCGGACACCTCCGGCGACCCGGCGTGGATGGCGAACGGCTCCTACGCCGTCGTACGCCGCATCCGTATGCTCCTCGACGACTGGGAGCAGCTCTCGGTCAAGGCGCAGGAGGACGTCATCGGGCGCCGGAAGTCCGACGGCGCGCCGCTGAGCGGGGGCGCGAAGGCGATCGAGACGACCGCGATGGACCTGGAGAAGACCGACGCCCAGGGCAATCTCCTCGTCCCGATCAACGCGCACGCCCGGATCACCCGCCCCGACCAGAACGGGGGCGCGGCGATGCTCCGCCGCCCGTTCTCCTTCCACGACGGCATCGACGCGAAGGGGGTGCCCGACGCCGGTCTCCTCTTCGTCTGCTGGCAGGCCGATCCCCTCCGCGGCTTCGTCACCGTCCAGCGCAAGCTGGACCGCGGTGACGCCCTGTCGAAGTTCATCCGCCACGAGTCGAGCGGCCTGTTCGCGGTGCCGGGGGGCGCGGGAGAGGGGGAGTATGTGGGGCAGGGGCTGCTGGAGGGCTGA